A section of the Leptotrichia buccalis C-1013-b genome encodes:
- a CDS encoding NAD(P)-dependent oxidoreductase, whose amino-acid sequence MDKNLKIVYLDRITAGPIDLKEKFSKYGKYIEYEDTDSSEIDERIKDVDVVITTRIKLGKKQFEKAEKLKLILITATGFNHIDVKSANEFGIKVANVSGYSTNSVAQLAITFLLNELTPVNKYYEEVKEGKWINVAVPEYQKYPIDDADGKILGIVGFGNIGKRVAQVAEILGMKVMVVKNNEKDYGKTNSVIEKDGILQYDLDEVLEKCDVLTLHVPLTDSTRNLINLEKMKKMKKSAVILNLARGPVINQEDLYFALKNKIIKSAAVDVTSVEPIEKNSKLFELDNILITPHIAWKSEKSMIKLMDDVEKNLKLFLEGKLEGLK is encoded by the coding sequence ATGGATAAAAATTTAAAGATAGTTTATTTGGACAGAATTACGGCTGGACCTATTGATTTGAAAGAAAAATTTTCTAAATACGGTAAATACATTGAGTATGAAGATACTGATTCTAGCGAAATTGACGAGAGAATAAAGGATGTGGATGTTGTAATAACGACTCGGATAAAATTGGGAAAAAAGCAGTTTGAGAAGGCTGAAAAACTTAAATTGATACTTATTACAGCGACAGGATTTAACCATATTGATGTGAAAAGCGCAAATGAGTTTGGAATAAAAGTAGCGAATGTTTCGGGGTATTCGACTAATTCTGTGGCACAACTTGCGATTACTTTTTTATTGAATGAATTAACGCCTGTTAATAAATATTATGAGGAAGTTAAGGAAGGAAAATGGATAAATGTTGCTGTTCCTGAATATCAGAAATATCCGATAGATGATGCAGATGGGAAAATTTTAGGAATTGTGGGATTTGGAAATATTGGCAAGAGAGTTGCTCAAGTTGCAGAAATATTGGGAATGAAGGTAATGGTGGTAAAAAATAATGAAAAGGATTATGGAAAAACTAACTCTGTAATTGAAAAAGATGGGATTTTACAATATGACTTGGATGAAGTTCTCGAAAAATGTGATGTTTTAACGCTTCATGTCCCGCTGACTGATTCGACACGGAATCTTATAAATCTTGAAAAAATGAAAAAGATGAAGAAAAGTGCAGTAATTTTGAATTTAGCGAGAGGACCTGTAATAAATCAGGAAGATTTGTATTTTGCGCTAAAAAATAAAATAATAAAATCAGCGGCTGTTGATGTTACAAGTGTTGAGCCAATTGAAAAAAATTCTAAATTATTTGAGCTGGATAATATTTTAATTACACCGCATATTGCTTGGAAATCTGAAAAAAGCATGATAAAACTGATGGACGATGTTGAGAAAAATTTAAAATTATTTCTTGAAGGAAAGCTGGAAGGCTTAAAATAG
- a CDS encoding HAD family hydrolase — translation MKKNVAAFFDIDGTIYRDSLLIEHFKMLVQYEYIDMMTWEGKVKEKFSKWENRTGDYDDYLDELVQTYMEALKNFSKEDMDFIAKRVMKLKGDKVYRYTRERLKYHKERNHKVIIISGSPDFLVSKMAERYGVKDYRASTYEVNENGIFTGKVIPMWDAKSKQKAIADFCKMYKIDLTKSYAYGDTTGDLTMFKNVGKAIAINPAKKLLQKIKRDKELKEKVMIIVERKDVIYKLKADVDII, via the coding sequence ATGAAAAAAAATGTAGCAGCATTTTTTGATATAGATGGAACAATTTATAGGGATTCTTTGCTGATTGAGCATTTTAAAATGCTTGTGCAGTATGAATATATTGATATGATGACTTGGGAAGGGAAAGTTAAGGAGAAATTTTCCAAGTGGGAAAATAGGACTGGGGATTATGATGATTATCTGGATGAACTTGTCCAGACTTATATGGAAGCATTAAAGAATTTTAGCAAAGAGGATATGGATTTTATTGCGAAAAGAGTAATGAAACTTAAAGGAGACAAAGTTTACCGATATACACGTGAGAGGCTCAAATATCATAAGGAAAGAAATCACAAAGTTATAATTATTTCTGGAAGTCCAGATTTTCTTGTAAGCAAAATGGCTGAAAGATATGGAGTTAAGGATTACAGGGCATCTACTTATGAAGTTAATGAAAATGGCATTTTTACAGGAAAAGTGATACCAATGTGGGATGCCAAGAGTAAACAAAAAGCAATAGCAGATTTTTGTAAAATGTACAAAATAGATTTGACAAAATCATATGCTTACGGAGATACAACAGGTGACCTGACAATGTTCAAAAATGTAGGCAAGGCTATTGCTATAAATCCAGCTAAAAAATTATTGCAAAAAATAAAGCGGGATAAGGAATTGAAGGAAAAAGTTATGATTATTGTAGAAAGAAAAGATGTTATTTATAAATTAAAAGCAGATGTGGATATTATATAG